The sequence below is a genomic window from Uranotaenia lowii strain MFRU-FL chromosome 2, ASM2978415v1, whole genome shotgun sequence.
tcgtatctaaattttaaagtttacatGAATCAACTTCTAAGTAATCTTGAAAAGGACTGAAACAGACAAGTATTTCTGATTTCTGTTTTGATAGtagtaacggacttatttttgaccaggggacctattttggaACACGTtatctagctctcttataaaacacctaattttggaaaattgtgtACATTACATTATGTGCTCGGGCTTAAACTACATTTGTTAAACAATTTCATGATTGATTGCTTTTTAAATGAGCTAGATAAGGTGATCAAAAAAAGTCCTCTGgttcaaaataagtccgttgCCCTAATAGGCACATATTTTTAACGGCTTAGTTTAAACACagctttatttaaaatattattacaaGATTGTTGTTCTTCCAAAAACTTTGCTCTATTTTTTAAggaattattgttaatttttgaaaacatgaaattttcaggACTAAATCTTCACCGAAATATTTGGTCGTCCTGAAAAGGACGGTTTATGTTGTTATTCAATAAAGCTCATCATTCGAAGATCCATCACTGCACTGCATATTGGTCCATCGGTCCGGACTTCCCGGACTTAGGCCTTCTTTTCGGTCTTCTTGGGCAGAAGCACGGCCTGGATGTTCGGCAAAACGCCACCTTGAGCTATCGTGACGCCCGCCAGCAGCTTGTTCAGTTCTTCGTCATTCCGGATGGCCAACTGCAGATGACGAGGGATGATCCTGGTTTTCTTGTTGTCACGTGCGGCGTTTCCGGCCAACTCCAGCACTTCAGCCGCCAGATACTCCATGACAGCGGCCAGGTAAACCGGGGCACCTGCTCCGACTCGCTCGGCATAGTTGCCCTTCCTCAGGAGCCGATGAATACGACCGACCGGGAACTGAAGACCGGCCCGGCTCGAGCGAGACTTCGCCTTAGCCTTCGATTTGCCACCTGCTCCGCGTCCAGTCATGATGAAGTTAGATTATCTCGGGTGTAATCTCAACAGAAACAAAACTGAATATGACCCCTATTTGGGGGAACAGTTGCTTTTATACTGGGAAAACAATGGGGATCCAACTATTGAAAACAATTGAACTATTGTGACAACCACGACCCCAAAACGATATAAATTGAGGGGCAATGCGACTCGACAATCAGTTTCCCCGTTTTTAACCAACAAGTGATATCAGTTCCAGAAAAAGTTTAGAAATGGCTCCACCTAAATCAACCGAAAAGTCTGCCAAGAAGTCTGGCAAAGCCACCAAAAACATCTCCAAGGGGGACAAAAAGAAGCGCCGAGTTCGTAGGAAGGAAAGCTACGCCATCTACATCTTCAAGGTGTTGAAGCAGGTACATCCGGATACCGGGATCTCGTCGAAGGCCATGGGTATCATGAACAGTTTCGTGAACGACATCTTCGAGCGGATTGCTGGCGAGGCCTCCCGGTTGGCGCAGTACAACAAACGATCGACGATTACGTCTCGGGAAATCCAGACGGCCGTCCGGTTGTTACTTCCGGGAGAACTGGCCAAACATGCCGTGTCCGAGGGTACCAAGGCCGTCACCAAGTACACCAGTTCGAAGtagatcatacatttttttgtaatatggCGCTTCTTTTTAATACAaaaggcccttttcagggccaacaATGTAATCGACAaagagtttttgtaaatcttttcGCTTGCTGTTCTAAATGTCCTGAatggtttcaaattaaaataactggGAATATGCTATCGTACAATTTCCTAGctattttctaatattttcttgtttcgatGTGAAATATTCGTAATTAAGAATATTTCTACAGACAGTTTTAGCACTTGGACCATTTTCGTGTTACAAATTGCATAGCTTCGAGACAACCTTGGGAAAACCACCGTAATATTCTGGCAAAAACAACTAAGGCATTCTATAACGAAACTGGAGTGTACCTCAGTAAATTGGGCATATTGAACCCAAACGACCAATCCAAAATGGTTAGAAAGAAATCGGACAGTACTTGGAGTTTTTTAGGCATTCTTTTTTCTTGATCCGGATCTTCCGTAGGATCTCCAACTGACCAATTGAATCAGTGAACACCCCGGAGTGGTTTGaaagcagaaaaaatatttaaaaaaaacaatccagtgtactttaaaaaagattgttatAGAATCTTTATCCAGAAGTAAGAAGTTTGAGCATTTGCTAGTTCGGGCAAATTTTTCCCTACTCTATTTTGTGAGTCCGCCATTCAAAAGCCTGTTTGctcatttgtataatttttaggTGACcacattgaaaaacaaactttcGACTGTTAATACCAATCAACCTCTTGTATTCAATATTTAGAGctatgaaattgataaacactttattaaattgaaactttttaaaaaagacaaaaggtTCGTTAAGTGGAAGAATGATCATTTAGGCTAAAATcctttgtgaataaaaaaaatagaaaaagacaAAAGACTCTACTGCAGgatgataaaatttatttccattGAGTTTTATTTctaggttttaaaatttttcagtttgtAGAAAGCCCAAATTTGTGGAACGTATTTATAATAGTGGAAAAGtatagtttaaagtttttttttttaattaaaaatattttttgaaaaaaaaacagtaattgaCTGTGCTTGAACCTGTGCCATTCTCTCTGAAGTTGCCTCTTTACTAATTCTACCACAGGCATATTCTTCGATACAGCGTTCAAATGATGACGAATGACTCGAGctcattttttgctgaaataaaaacttattgttCTTATGATTCCCCATTAGGGTGGCAAaggatgtatggaaaaaaattcgcgatcgaatttttaaaaccaacctttttcatttttttacattggccaaaaaactgacctgtgcaaaattttagcaaaatcggatttgatttaggggtgcctaaCGCGCCTTAAGTTTCagttttatgacctttaaaaatcaccaaaggccCCACACGTAAGGGAataccaaaggaaatcggaaaaatcaaaaattttattatgccaaatgactttaaaatacataaaacctCAAGATCTTATATTatctcaaaaacattttttttttcgtaaaatcgactttctgggactcgAAAATCCCAGAAAGACGATTTCtgcccaacaattttttttccaagatatCAGCAGATATCGCCAGTAACACCTTTGCCAAGAAACGCATTGTTCAATTGTTTTCAAACAAGCTGAGTTTAAAACAAAGAATAATATAATAAGTgtcattaaaaatttgtaattattataAGAAAACTGAGTAATCGACGTTCtaagttaaaaaatcatttttattttaaatccatcAATTTCTCGGATTGTACTTAGAATTATCGATGGTTTAGGAtttcggtatttttttatttgacatttttttctctattatcTTCTCTGAATTCTAAAACAATTCTAGAATATACATTGAAGAAAGTAACATTTATTCTATTATCATTTAGAGCTGTACTGTTTAACAACATGAGGAATAGGGTGGAATAGAAACCATAAACATTTTgcagattggcccaaaaaacttacctgtgccaaatttcaactcaatcggacttgatttgaGGGTGCCTCAACGCACTTTAAGTTTCGGatttttgaccctcaaaaatcaccgaaGAGGGGACTAAAGgaaatgggaaaattgaaatttaaaaatctttagaaatctgattttttgtcaaaaaactttttttttcgaaaaatcgactttctggaacTAGGAAAGTTCAGAAAGACGATTCCTggcaaacaactttttttcgagatatcatcagatctcgacgtttcatgtatttttaaatcgtttagcatcaaaattaaactttcgaTTTTCCTAATTTCCTTTGGTACCCTATTACATGAtctttgaaattatgaaatcgattattgacaaaatattttttttcgagatagtACCAGAATTCAACGTATTAtgcattttttaatcaatcagtaaaaattaaaatttcgatttttcctattttcattAGTCCCTGCTTTAGTGAATTTTGAGAgtcaaaaaaccgaaactttgagcgcatTGAGGGAACTCTAAATCAATTCCGATTGAGCTGTTTTCTGGGACAATCTGcaaaatgtttatgtttatgtttacgagggtttttcgggccagagatggtttgtataatagtttcgagaatctcactttttatgaaaggaggGCTCCCATctaaaatcaacttgaaatgggAAACAACTCGAACAACTTTAAGACGATTTACATGAAAACTAATTCACGAGCACGATGAAGTTCAAAAAGTGTAGATgaagtttaacattttttaacgaTTGATTAAGGAACAGGTAAAACGAAATGTTCGGgtcaattagtttaaaaaaaaaatgatttttaatttaggaGTTCGATTACTCAGTTTCTAATAGcgggttaaattttttaatgatgcttatttaaaaactacattAATCTTTTTTACTCAGGTTGTTTGAAAACGATGGAACAGTGCGTTACTTGGCATTTTATTTTAGCGACAAAACTTGAATTATAAATTCGACTGTTATCATTACAGAATTAAGGATTCATAATCAGCATCCGTCTTTTTAATATCAGAAACTAAGATTTGTGTGTGaaatatatttgttcaaaatcttTCTCTTGAGAACTCTAGATTTTATAAtcacaaattttttattcaaactttcatATTAAGAATAGTTTTGAAGACAGATTTTTTTACTAATCAATTA
It includes:
- the LOC129750028 gene encoding histone H2A-like, encoding MTGRGAGGKSKAKAKSRSSRAGLQFPVGRIHRLLRKGNYAERVGAGAPVYLAAVMEYLAAEVLELAGNAARDNKKTRIIPRHLQLAIRNDEELNKLLAGVTIAQGGVLPNIQAVLLPKKTEKKA
- the LOC129750026 gene encoding histone H2B-like, which codes for MAPPKSTEKSAKKSGKATKNISKGDKKKRRVRRKESYAIYIFKVLKQVHPDTGISSKAMGIMNSFVNDIFERIAGEASRLAQYNKRSTITSREIQTAVRLLLPGELAKHAVSEGTKAVTKYTSSK